In Bacillus sp. KH172YL63, one genomic interval encodes:
- the ndk gene encoding nucleoside-diphosphate kinase, producing MEKTFLMVKPDGVQRGLIGDIVSRFEKKGFQLVGAKLMSISNELAEEHYGEHKERPFFGELVDFITSGPVFAMVWQGENVISTARGMMGATNPKDAAVGTIRGDFGLTVGKNIIHGSDSAESAVREIGLFFKEEELVEYAKLMNEWVY from the coding sequence ATGGAAAAGACGTTTTTAATGGTAAAACCAGACGGTGTACAAAGAGGGTTAATCGGCGATATCGTATCCCGATTCGAGAAAAAGGGCTTCCAACTTGTAGGGGCCAAATTAATGAGCATTTCAAATGAACTTGCAGAAGAGCATTATGGCGAACACAAAGAAAGACCTTTCTTCGGGGAACTGGTTGACTTCATCACAAGCGGTCCTGTATTTGCCATGGTGTGGCAAGGTGAAAACGTGATCTCAACGGCACGTGGGATGATGGGTGCTACAAATCCTAAAGATGCAGCGGTAGGAACGATCCGCGGTGATTTCGGACTGACAGTCGGAAAGAATATCATCCACGGCTCTGACTCTGCTGAAAGCGCTGTTAGAGAAATTGGATTATTCTTCAAGGAAGAAGAACTTGTTGAATACGCCAAGCTAATGAATGAGTGGGTATACTAA
- a CDS encoding heptaprenyl diphosphate synthase component 1 → MKFIDCNHQANIIHQYIEEQLHHSYLKEYIDQPYIDRDRIYFLLMPFMREGRTVDEEVMQWISTAMLLQIALDTHEKVTISDRESLKERQLTVLAGVYFSSLYYKILAETSDVDLIAYLAKAIKEVNESKISIYKNELPDLDGLMNELKKRESAIISAFYSFFEDDKWIGVVGEALLYKKLVQEKVCLQHSEYTSFIKALAAVMNHAGDEETDALFIQERTQVMIAQLDGLIGQVKDSIHTQLKRMESDTPFSKKMMVELFPFTEPEPMTKLYAEEG, encoded by the coding sequence ATGAAATTCATTGATTGTAACCATCAAGCGAATATCATTCATCAATACATAGAAGAGCAGTTGCATCACTCTTATCTGAAGGAGTATATCGATCAGCCTTATATCGATCGTGACCGGATTTATTTTCTGCTCATGCCTTTCATGCGTGAAGGGCGAACCGTGGATGAAGAAGTGATGCAGTGGATTTCGACTGCCATGTTATTGCAGATAGCCCTAGATACCCATGAAAAGGTTACAATCTCTGATCGGGAATCTCTGAAGGAAAGACAGCTGACCGTACTTGCTGGCGTATACTTCAGCAGTCTGTATTATAAGATTCTTGCAGAAACAAGTGATGTAGACCTGATAGCATATTTAGCGAAAGCGATTAAAGAAGTGAATGAAAGTAAGATTTCCATATACAAGAACGAACTGCCTGATCTTGACGGACTCATGAATGAGTTAAAGAAACGGGAGTCTGCCATCATTTCGGCATTTTATTCCTTCTTTGAAGATGATAAGTGGATCGGGGTGGTCGGAGAAGCCCTCCTTTACAAGAAGCTTGTCCAAGAGAAGGTTTGCCTCCAACATTCTGAGTACACGAGTTTTATCAAGGCCTTGGCTGCGGTCATGAATCATGCCGGGGACGAAGAAACCGATGCACTCTTTATACAGGAACGCACTCAAGTGATGATCGCACAACTGGATGGATTGATCGGTCAGGTGAAGGATTCGATTCACACCCAGCTGAAAAGAATGGAGTCGGACACCCCGTTCTCCAAAAAGATGATGGTGGAGTTGTTTCCATTCACTGAGCCTGAACCAATGACCAAACTATACGCGGAAGAAGGGTAA
- the hisC gene encoding histidinol-phosphate transaminase — MKWKSQIQNLKAYQPGKTMDDVKAMFNLEKVVKLASNENPFGCSKNVDSFLKSNDFSHAIYPDGYAKKLRMAVAGHLSVDPGQLLFGNGSDEVIQMISRALLDRDKSTVMATPTFPQYKHNAIVEGAEIREVPLDSAGRHQLPLMLEEIDETTSVVWLCSPNNPTGEYIRKDELVSFLDSVPSHVLVVLDEAYYEYVVAEDYYDSMELLKSYPQLLITRTFSKAYGLAGFRIGFGVASQEVIGKLEPIREPFNNNALAQGAAAASIEDQSFIEECREHNRKGLEQYYSFCREHGLDYFPSQANFVLIDFGVSGDEVFQYLMSKGFIVRSGEALGYPHTVRVTVGSTEQNEQVIENMKEFLVLQNRA, encoded by the coding sequence ATGAAGTGGAAATCTCAGATTCAAAATCTCAAAGCGTATCAGCCCGGCAAAACGATGGATGATGTCAAGGCAATGTTCAATCTGGAGAAAGTTGTAAAGCTTGCATCAAATGAAAATCCGTTCGGCTGCTCGAAAAACGTAGATTCGTTTCTCAAATCGAACGACTTTTCCCACGCGATTTATCCAGATGGTTATGCAAAGAAATTGCGTATGGCAGTGGCTGGACATCTGTCGGTTGATCCGGGTCAGCTGCTGTTCGGAAATGGATCTGACGAAGTGATACAAATGATCTCAAGGGCACTGCTTGACCGGGACAAAAGTACAGTGATGGCAACACCGACTTTTCCTCAATATAAGCACAATGCCATCGTGGAAGGGGCAGAAATAAGAGAAGTGCCACTTGATTCGGCAGGACGGCATCAACTGCCACTCATGTTGGAAGAAATCGATGAAACCACTTCAGTCGTTTGGCTGTGTTCACCGAATAACCCAACCGGGGAATATATTAGGAAGGATGAACTCGTCTCCTTCTTGGACTCGGTTCCTTCCCATGTACTGGTTGTATTGGATGAAGCCTATTACGAGTACGTCGTGGCAGAGGACTATTACGATTCAATGGAATTATTGAAATCTTATCCTCAATTACTGATCACACGCACCTTCTCCAAAGCTTACGGGCTTGCGGGCTTCAGGATCGGATTTGGGGTCGCGAGTCAGGAAGTGATCGGAAAGCTTGAGCCAATCCGTGAACCATTCAATAATAATGCACTCGCACAAGGTGCCGCTGCTGCCTCAATAGAGGATCAGTCGTTCATCGAAGAGTGCCGGGAGCATAATAGAAAAGGACTCGAACAGTATTATAGCTTCTGCCGGGAGCATGGACTGGACTACTTTCCTTCACAGGCAAACTTTGTTCTCATCGATTTTGGCGTGAGCGGTGATGAAGTTTTCCAATATCTGATGAGCAAGGGATTCATCGTAAGATCTGGAGAAGCATTGGGCTATCCTCATACAGTCAGGGTGACAGTCGGGTCCACTGAACAAAATGAACAAGTGATTGAGAATATGAAGGAGTTTTTAGTCCTTCAAAACCGTGCATAA
- the hepT gene encoding heptaprenyl diphosphate synthase component II, giving the protein MKLNRMYSFLKTDIDEIEKELEVAIKSESDLLQEASLHLLQAGGKRIRPVFVLLSAKFGQYDINIVKNVAVALELMHMASLVHDDVIDDAELRRGKPTIKAQWDNRIAMYTGDYIFARALEYMTQIKSPEAHQILSHTLVELCKGEIAQIEDKYDFEQNLRNYLLRIKRKTALLIAVSCQLGAISSGAPEEVHRRLYRFGYNVGMSFQITDDILDLTASEKELGKPAGSDLWQGNITLPILYAMEDPQLKAKIEKVTEYTSREEMREIISSILSTDAIERSHQLSGMYLDRALKDLDHLPYNRVKKTLKNIANFIGKRKY; this is encoded by the coding sequence ATGAAGCTAAACAGGATGTATTCGTTTCTTAAGACGGATATCGATGAAATTGAAAAGGAATTGGAAGTGGCGATCAAGTCCGAATCTGATCTCTTACAAGAAGCCTCCCTTCACCTCCTCCAGGCAGGTGGTAAAAGGATCCGCCCTGTTTTTGTATTATTGTCGGCTAAATTTGGACAATATGACATCAACATTGTTAAGAACGTGGCTGTGGCACTGGAATTGATGCATATGGCTTCCCTTGTCCATGATGACGTCATTGATGACGCTGAATTAAGAAGGGGAAAACCGACGATCAAGGCCCAGTGGGATAATCGTATCGCCATGTATACCGGAGATTATATCTTTGCCAGGGCGCTTGAGTACATGACCCAAATCAAAAGTCCAGAGGCCCATCAGATCCTCTCCCACACTTTAGTGGAGCTGTGCAAGGGAGAAATCGCTCAAATCGAGGATAAGTATGACTTTGAGCAAAATCTCCGAAATTATCTGTTGCGAATCAAACGAAAAACAGCCCTCTTGATCGCTGTGAGCTGCCAGCTTGGCGCCATTTCATCGGGTGCGCCTGAAGAAGTTCATCGACGACTGTACCGGTTTGGTTACAATGTGGGGATGAGCTTTCAGATCACAGACGATATCCTGGATTTAACGGCAAGCGAAAAAGAACTTGGGAAGCCTGCCGGAAGCGATCTGTGGCAAGGGAACATCACCCTTCCGATTCTCTATGCGATGGAGGATCCCCAGTTAAAAGCGAAGATCGAAAAGGTGACCGAATATACTTCCCGCGAAGAAATGAGAGAGATCATCTCATCCATCCTTTCGACAGATGCCATCGAGCGGTCACACCAATTGAGCGGAATGTATTTGGACAGGGCGCTGAAGGATCTGGACCATCTTCCATACAACCGTGTGAAGAAAACCTTGAAAAATATCGCGAACTTTATTGGCAAGAGAAAATATTAA
- the mtrB gene encoding trp RNA-binding attenuation protein MtrB: MMSSNDYIVIKAIEDGVNVIGLTRGTDTRFHHSEKLDKGEVMIAQFTDHTSAIKVRGKATIVTSYGEVESDNKK, encoded by the coding sequence ATGATGAGCTCAAACGATTATATTGTCATTAAAGCAATTGAAGACGGTGTGAATGTGATCGGCCTGACAAGAGGGACGGATACCCGATTTCATCATTCAGAGAAGCTTGATAAAGGAGAAGTGATGATTGCCCAGTTTACAGATCATACTTCTGCGATCAAAGTAAGAGGAAAAGCTACGATCGTGACCAGCTACGGTGAAGTGGAGAGCGATAACAAGAAATAA
- a CDS encoding demethylmenaquinone methyltransferase: MQQSKEQRVHGVFEKIYSNYDKMNSVISFQQHKKWRKETMKHMDVKKGASALDVCCGTADWTLAIGEEVGDTGKVIGLDFSQNMLSIGEEKVKESHLDHIELIHGNAMELPFDDNSFDYVTIGFGLRNVPDYLHVLKEMHRVVKPGGMVVCLETSQPTMFGFKQLYYMYFRFVMPLFGKLFAKSFSEYSWLQESARDFPGMKELADMFKEAGFKEITVKPYSGGVAAMHSGKK; this comes from the coding sequence ATGCAGCAGTCCAAAGAACAAAGAGTCCATGGAGTATTTGAAAAGATTTATTCCAATTATGACAAAATGAATTCGGTGATCAGTTTCCAGCAGCATAAAAAATGGAGAAAAGAAACGATGAAGCATATGGACGTCAAGAAAGGTGCATCGGCTCTCGACGTATGCTGCGGCACTGCAGATTGGACATTGGCAATAGGCGAGGAAGTCGGGGACACCGGAAAGGTTATCGGCTTGGATTTCAGTCAGAACATGCTTTCAATCGGAGAAGAGAAAGTGAAAGAATCCCACCTCGATCATATTGAGCTGATCCATGGAAATGCAATGGAGCTGCCTTTTGACGACAATTCCTTTGATTATGTCACGATTGGATTCGGTCTGAGGAACGTACCTGATTACCTGCATGTCCTCAAAGAAATGCATCGTGTCGTGAAGCCAGGCGGCATGGTTGTCTGTCTTGAAACCTCCCAGCCTACCATGTTCGGTTTCAAACAGCTTTATTATATGTATTTCCGCTTTGTGATGCCCCTGTTTGGGAAGCTGTTTGCGAAGAGTTTCTCTGAATATTCCTGGCTCCAGGAATCTGCACGGGACTTTCCGGGCATGAAGGAACTGGCAGACATGTTTAAAGAAGCAGGTTTCAAAGAGATCACTGTAAAGCCATATAGCGGTGGCGTTGCGGCCATGCACTCCGGTAAAAAGTAA
- the aroB gene encoding 3-dehydroquinate synthase: MREVTIQTASKTYDVKIGKGMTDDIVSFIKKSFPAVSKLWLIADKEVYNIHGREFEQRLQQYFAMTTYLAPQGEKAKSFAVYEDAITHGLSNNVDRSALVIAFGGGAIGDLAGFVASTYMRGIPFIGVPTTILAHDSAVGGKVAINHPLGKNMVGQFFQPEAVFFDLKYFATLPEKEVLSGISEVIKHAFLSGNDFLTDLMHSFQRADQIDQDFLMDCLLKGIRVKGEIVSKDEREAGVRAFLNFGHTYGHAVESASGYGNRTHGESVMIGMVFALYLSRQYCNLSFDLDPFIEWISSLGYDLTISSSITFDMLYEGMKYDKKSKNGQPVFVLLNDIGEPTLMNVSVEDLRQADDFIRSL; encoded by the coding sequence ATGAGAGAAGTAACCATTCAAACCGCATCGAAAACTTACGATGTGAAGATCGGCAAGGGTATGACAGATGATATTGTTTCTTTTATAAAAAAGTCTTTCCCTGCAGTTTCAAAGCTTTGGCTGATTGCTGATAAAGAGGTTTATAACATCCATGGCCGGGAATTCGAACAGCGATTGCAGCAATACTTCGCTATGACGACGTATCTGGCACCTCAAGGGGAGAAGGCTAAAAGCTTTGCTGTATATGAAGATGCCATCACCCATGGGCTGAGTAACAATGTCGACCGGAGCGCACTGGTCATTGCCTTTGGAGGCGGCGCGATTGGTGATTTGGCAGGTTTCGTCGCTTCCACCTATATGAGAGGAATCCCGTTCATAGGTGTACCTACGACAATCCTTGCCCATGACAGTGCTGTTGGTGGGAAGGTTGCGATCAATCACCCGCTGGGAAAAAACATGGTTGGACAGTTTTTTCAGCCTGAAGCAGTGTTTTTTGACCTGAAATACTTTGCGACATTACCGGAAAAAGAAGTCTTGTCAGGCATTTCTGAGGTGATCAAACATGCCTTTTTATCAGGCAATGACTTCTTGACTGACTTGATGCATTCTTTCCAGAGAGCTGACCAAATAGATCAGGACTTCCTTATGGATTGCCTCTTGAAAGGGATACGGGTGAAGGGAGAAATTGTATCGAAAGATGAGAGGGAGGCCGGTGTCCGCGCATTCTTGAATTTCGGCCATACGTATGGTCACGCAGTTGAGAGTGCAAGCGGCTATGGCAATCGAACCCACGGGGAATCGGTCATGATTGGAATGGTTTTTGCACTATACCTCAGCAGACAATACTGCAACCTTTCATTTGATTTGGACCCATTCATTGAGTGGATATCATCCCTCGGTTATGATTTGACCATATCTTCAAGCATCACCTTTGATATGTTATATGAAGGGATGAAATATGATAAAAAGTCAAAAAATGGACAGCCTGTTTTTGTATTGTTAAATGATATTGGCGAACCCACGCTGATGAATGTTTCAGTGGAGGACTTAAGGCAAGCGGATGATTTTATTCGCAGTCTGTAA
- the aroC gene encoding chorismate synthase, which yields MRYLTSGESHGPQLTTIIEGLPAGMPLVAEDINENLARRQKGHGRGRRMQIETDRASIVGGVRHGQTLGSPVGLVVENKDWTHWTKVMGIEPLEEGQEDEVKRKISRPRPGHADLVGGMKYGHRDLRNVLERSSARETTVRVAAGAVAKKLLKLLGIEVVGHVLEIGGIKSEKLAYDSIDEVREVTEASPVRCLDEDAAQKMMDLIDEAKQNGDSIGGVVEVLVEGMPQGVGSYVHYDRKLDAKIAMAVMSINAFKGVEFGLGFEMARKPGSEVHDEIAWSEEKGYYRKTNRLGGFEGGMTTGMPIRVKGVMKPIPTLYKPLQSVDIETKEPFKASIERSDSCAVPAASVVAEAVVAWELASAIVEQFNSDQFEKLAEEIERQRQASKEY from the coding sequence ATGAGATACTTAACATCTGGAGAATCACATGGACCGCAACTAACAACAATCATTGAAGGACTACCTGCGGGAATGCCGTTGGTAGCCGAGGATATCAATGAGAATCTGGCAAGAAGGCAAAAAGGACACGGCCGGGGCAGAAGAATGCAAATCGAAACAGACCGTGCTTCCATTGTAGGCGGGGTCAGGCACGGCCAAACCCTTGGTTCACCTGTAGGCCTTGTGGTGGAAAATAAAGACTGGACCCACTGGACAAAAGTGATGGGGATCGAACCACTTGAAGAGGGTCAGGAAGACGAAGTGAAAAGAAAGATTTCAAGACCGAGACCAGGTCATGCAGACCTTGTCGGCGGAATGAAATATGGACATAGAGACTTAAGGAATGTACTTGAAAGATCTTCAGCAAGGGAAACGACCGTCAGGGTGGCAGCAGGCGCAGTCGCAAAGAAATTATTGAAACTGCTGGGCATTGAAGTGGTCGGGCATGTGCTCGAAATCGGAGGAATCAAATCAGAGAAACTAGCGTACGATTCCATCGATGAGGTACGGGAAGTGACGGAAGCGTCGCCTGTACGCTGTCTGGATGAAGATGCTGCGCAGAAAATGATGGATTTAATCGACGAAGCGAAACAAAATGGAGATTCCATCGGCGGAGTGGTCGAAGTACTCGTTGAAGGCATGCCGCAGGGAGTCGGCAGTTATGTGCATTACGACCGGAAGCTCGATGCCAAAATCGCCATGGCCGTCATGAGCATCAACGCTTTCAAAGGTGTGGAATTCGGATTGGGCTTTGAAATGGCCAGGAAGCCTGGAAGTGAAGTTCATGATGAAATTGCCTGGAGTGAAGAAAAAGGATATTACCGGAAAACGAATCGTCTAGGCGGATTTGAAGGTGGCATGACAACCGGTATGCCAATCCGTGTGAAAGGGGTCATGAAGCCAATCCCTACGTTGTACAAACCTTTACAGAGTGTCGATATCGAAACGAAGGAACCTTTTAAGGCAAGCATCGAAAGATCGGACAGTTGTGCAGTGCCCGCTGCAAGCGTAGTCGCTGAAGCGGTCGTTGCATGGGAACTTGCGAGCGCCATCGTTGAACAATTCAATAGCGATCAATTTGAGAAACTCGCAGAAGAGATTGAACGACAACGTCAAGCCTCCAAGGAGTACTGA
- a CDS encoding DUF2768 domain-containing protein, which translates to MMKMWVSFASMGFMFFAILAIYFSRYKIKQKFFRFITAFTAYILMIAGGLMMIYIVFSGPTN; encoded by the coding sequence ATGATGAAGATGTGGGTTTCGTTTGCATCAATGGGATTCATGTTTTTTGCCATATTGGCGATCTATTTTAGCAGATATAAGATCAAACAGAAATTTTTTCGGTTTATCACCGCTTTCACAGCATACATATTGATGATCGCTGGCGGGCTTATGATGATTTATATAGTATTCAGCGGACCGACCAATTAG
- the folE gene encoding GTP cyclohydrolase I FolE → MAEVNHGQIEEAIRLILEAIGENPNREGLLDTPKRVAKMYAEVFSGLDHDPKEYFETIFSEDHEELVLVKDIPFYSMCEHHLVPFYGKAHVAYIPRDGRVAGLSKLARAVESVAKRPQLQERITSTVADTIMETLEPYGAMVVVEAEHMCMTMRGVKKPGSSTVTTAVRGSFKEDAQARNEVLTFIKN, encoded by the coding sequence ATGGCAGAAGTCAATCACGGCCAAATAGAAGAAGCGATTCGGTTAATATTAGAAGCTATTGGAGAGAATCCTAATAGAGAAGGATTATTAGATACGCCAAAACGTGTGGCTAAGATGTATGCAGAAGTATTCTCAGGCCTCGATCATGACCCGAAAGAATACTTTGAGACAATATTCAGTGAAGATCATGAAGAATTGGTACTTGTGAAGGATATTCCATTCTATTCCATGTGCGAGCATCATCTTGTGCCTTTTTACGGGAAAGCTCATGTCGCATATATCCCGCGGGATGGCCGCGTGGCTGGTTTGAGTAAACTGGCGAGAGCGGTAGAGTCTGTCGCGAAGCGTCCTCAGCTGCAGGAAAGAATCACCTCAACGGTAGCAGATACAATCATGGAAACCCTTGAACCATATGGTGCAATGGTCGTCGTAGAGGCCGAGCATATGTGCATGACAATGCGAGGCGTGAAGAAGCCTGGATCAAGTACTGTGACAACGGCTGTAAGGGGCTCTTTCAAAGAAGATGCCCAGGCGCGCAACGAAGTTCTTACTTTTATCAAGAATTAG
- a CDS encoding CheR family methyltransferase, translating to MSNDYSEFISGIKRKTGIDLALYKEAQMKRRLTALYEKKKYGSFGEFFSVLSRDEKEMEEFLDRMTINVSEFYRNYKRWEILETKILPRLLKGNQSLKVWSAACSTGEEPYTLSMLLSKHTGGGKASITATDIDKNALQRAMNGVYPERSLNEVPAEMKEKFFSKEGALYKIKDEVKKSVTFKQQNLLSDPFEGKFDLIVCRNVLIYFTEEAKDLLYKKFHASLKPGGVLFVGSTEQIFNPSQYGFETEDTFFYKKM from the coding sequence ATGTCAAATGATTATAGTGAATTTATTTCAGGGATTAAACGGAAGACTGGAATCGACCTTGCCCTTTACAAAGAAGCCCAGATGAAAAGGCGTCTGACTGCTCTATATGAAAAAAAGAAATATGGAAGTTTCGGAGAATTTTTCAGCGTATTGAGCAGGGATGAAAAAGAGATGGAGGAATTCCTTGATCGGATGACGATCAATGTGTCAGAATTCTACCGTAATTACAAACGATGGGAAATTCTTGAGACAAAAATTCTGCCAAGACTGTTGAAAGGAAATCAGTCTCTGAAAGTATGGAGCGCAGCTTGTTCAACCGGGGAAGAGCCATATACCCTCTCGATGCTGCTGTCTAAACATACAGGGGGTGGGAAAGCTTCCATCACCGCTACTGATATTGATAAAAATGCGCTTCAACGGGCGATGAACGGTGTGTATCCGGAACGTTCCTTGAATGAAGTGCCTGCTGAAATGAAAGAAAAATTCTTTTCTAAAGAAGGCGCGCTATATAAAATCAAGGACGAAGTGAAAAAAAGCGTTACGTTCAAACAGCAGAACTTACTGTCCGACCCTTTCGAAGGGAAATTTGATCTGATTGTCTGCCGAAACGTATTGATTTACTTCACCGAGGAAGCCAAAGATCTTTTATACAAAAAGTTCCATGCTTCGTTAAAGCCCGGCGGTGTCCTGTTTGTGGGTAGTACGGAACAAATTTTCAATCCATCACAGTATGGATTTGAAACGGAAGATACATTTTTTTACAAAAAGATGTAA
- the aroH gene encoding chorismate mutase gives MIRGIRGATTADRDDEKDILLSTENLLKEMIIHNDIKPENVASVFISATEDITSVFPAKALRRFEEWKYVPVMCMQELDIPQGLSLCIRVMIHYQTSTPQKDIQHIYMKKAVSLRPDLK, from the coding sequence ATGATCAGGGGAATTCGGGGTGCGACGACAGCAGATCGGGATGATGAAAAGGACATTCTCCTTTCAACTGAAAATCTCTTAAAAGAAATGATCATACATAATGACATCAAGCCGGAAAATGTGGCTTCGGTCTTCATTTCCGCAACCGAGGACATCACAAGTGTATTTCCTGCAAAAGCTTTAAGGCGTTTTGAAGAGTGGAAATATGTACCTGTCATGTGTATGCAAGAATTGGATATTCCACAGGGCCTGTCCCTTTGCATCAGGGTGATGATCCATTATCAGACATCAACACCCCAAAAGGATATCCAACATATCTATATGAAAAAAGCGGTCAGTCTACGGCCTGACCTTAAGTAA
- a CDS encoding HU family DNA-binding protein produces MNKTELINAVAEAAELSKKDATKAVDAVFDTIQNSLANGDKVQLIGFGNFEVRERAARKGRNPQTGEEIEISASKVPAFKPGKALKEAVK; encoded by the coding sequence ATGAATAAGACAGAACTAATCAATGCTGTTGCAGAAGCTGCTGAGCTATCTAAGAAGGACGCTACTAAAGCGGTTGACGCTGTTTTCGATACAATTCAAAATTCACTTGCAAACGGTGATAAAGTACAATTAATCGGATTCGGTAACTTCGAAGTACGTGAGCGCGCAGCCCGTAAAGGTCGCAACCCACAAACAGGTGAAGAGATCGAAATCTCAGCTAGCAAAGTACCTGCTTTCAAACCAGGTAAAGCGCTTAAAGAAGCTGTAAAATAA
- the spoIVA gene encoding stage IV sporulation protein A translates to MERVDLFKDIAERTGGDIYLGVVGAVRTGKSTFIKKFMELVVLPNIASESERARAQDELPQSAAGRTIMTTEPKFVPNQAISVHVDEGLEVNVRLVDCVGYTVPGAKGYEDENGPRMINTPWYEEPIPFHEAAEIGTRKVIQEHSTIGVVVTTDGSIGEIGRGDYIEAEERVIEELKEVGKPFIMVINSARPHAPETEDLRVKLQDKYDIPVLAMSVESMRDSDVLSVLREALFEFPVLEVNVNLPSWVMVLKEEHWLRQNYQEAVKETVKDIKRLRDVDRVVHHFSEFDHIERAGLAGIDMGQGIAEIDLYAPDELYDEVLKEIVGVEIRGKDHLLELMQDFAHAKAEYDQISDALRMVKQTGYGIAAPSLNDMSLDEPEIIRQGSRFGVSLKAVAPSIHMIKVDVQSKFEPIIGTEKQSEELVRYLMQDFEDDPLSIWNSDIFGRSLSSIVREGIQAKLSLMPENARYKLKDTLERIINEGSGGLIAIIL, encoded by the coding sequence TTGGAAAGAGTCGATCTATTTAAAGACATTGCCGAAAGAACTGGCGGAGATATCTATTTAGGTGTGGTAGGAGCAGTAAGAACAGGTAAATCAACGTTCATCAAAAAATTTATGGAACTGGTTGTCCTTCCTAACATCGCGAGTGAATCAGAGCGGGCGAGAGCGCAGGATGAGCTGCCACAAAGCGCAGCCGGACGGACAATCATGACGACCGAACCGAAGTTTGTCCCGAATCAAGCGATCTCCGTTCATGTGGATGAAGGGCTTGAAGTGAATGTGAGATTGGTAGATTGTGTAGGATATACAGTCCCGGGGGCCAAAGGATACGAGGATGAGAATGGTCCTAGGATGATCAACACGCCATGGTATGAAGAACCGATACCATTTCATGAAGCCGCCGAGATCGGCACCCGGAAGGTCATTCAGGAGCATTCCACGATCGGGGTCGTCGTGACGACAGACGGTTCCATCGGGGAAATTGGCAGGGGTGATTACATCGAGGCCGAGGAAAGGGTCATAGAAGAGCTGAAAGAAGTCGGTAAGCCGTTTATCATGGTGATCAACTCGGCTAGGCCCCATGCACCGGAGACAGAAGACCTGAGAGTGAAGCTTCAGGATAAATATGATATACCTGTCCTTGCGATGAGTGTGGAGAGCATGAGAGATTCGGACGTACTCAGTGTGTTAAGGGAAGCTCTGTTTGAATTCCCAGTATTGGAAGTGAATGTGAATCTTCCGAGCTGGGTGATGGTTCTCAAGGAAGAGCACTGGTTGAGACAGAACTATCAGGAAGCTGTAAAGGAGACAGTGAAGGATATTAAACGATTGCGGGATGTGGACCGTGTCGTTCACCACTTCAGTGAATTCGATCATATTGAACGTGCAGGACTTGCAGGGATCGATATGGGGCAGGGGATTGCGGAGATTGACCTGTATGCGCCTGATGAGCTGTACGATGAGGTGTTGAAAGAAATCGTCGGGGTGGAAATCAGGGGGAAAGATCATCTTCTAGAGCTGATGCAGGACTTTGCCCACGCAAAAGCAGAATACGATCAAATCTCCGATGCACTTCGGATGGTGAAACAGACCGGGTACGGGATCGCTGCTCCGTCATTGAATGATATGAGCCTCGATGAACCTGAAATCATCAGACAGGGATCCAGATTCGGCGTAAGTTTGAAGGCGGTGGCACCATCGATTCACATGATCAAGGTGGATGTACAGTCTAAATTCGAACCGATCATCGGCACCGAAAAACAGAGCGAAGAGCTTGTGCGCTACTTGATGCAGGATTTTGAAGATGACCCACTTTCGATCTGGAATTCAGATATATTCGGCAGAAGCCTAAGTTCGATTGTAAGGGAAGGCATTCAAGCAAAGCTTTCACTTATGCCTGAAAATGCCCGATACAAACTCAAAGATACGCTCGAAAGAATCATCAACGAAGGATCCGGTGGATTGATCGCCATCATATTATAA